A window from Pseudobutyrivibrio ruminis HUN009 encodes these proteins:
- the mutS gene encoding DNA mismatch repair protein MutS — translation MMQEYLKTKAEYEDCILFYRLGDFYEMFFEDAKTASRELELTLTGKSCGAEERAPMCGVPFHAADTYINRLVAKGYKVAICEQVEDPKEAKGLVKREVIRVVTPGTNIDQLALEEGSNNYIMSLYYTKGVIGIACCDVSTADFYLTEVNETRKLTDELYRFTPAEIIYSKSIYESGIDITDYADKLNIALTQLDESYFDDTLSTRELLNHFKAHSLEGLGLIDFSVGKVSAGSLLLYLKETQKSELTHLTHITPYTDGKFMLIDSSTRRNLELTETMRDKQKRGSLLWVLDKTKTAMGARQLKSFIEQPLVSVDEIIKRQDAIEDINGSLIDREELREYLSSVYDLERLITKITYQSANPRDLIAFKQSIGMLAPIKTLLDGFHSHLIRDLNASIDDLKDLYVLIDNAIAEEPPISSRDGDIIKTGYNEEVDRLRSAKIDGKQWLAELEAKERDKTGIKNLKIKFNKVFGFYLEVTNSYKDLVPDYYVRKQTLTNAERYYTPELKELEDSILGAEDRLNTIEYEFFKAVRDTIAGEVDRIQISAKAIATLDAIISLAVVAEKNHYVRPVINNRGVLDIKEGRHPVVEQMINADQFISNDCYLDQDSNTIAIITGPNMAGKSTYMRQVALIVLMAQIGSFVPASSATIGVVDRIFTRVGASDDLSTGQSTFMVEMNEVANILHNATSKSLLILDEIGRGTSTYDGLSIAWSVVEHVAYNIGAKTLFATHYHELTELEGQIKGVHNYCIAVQEMGEDIIFLRKIISGGADQSYGIQVARLAGLPEEVLSRARTIVDSLNENDIAAVSDKIALQEKFEEKLKEATGLEISESEAQIITELKNLDVTKITPLEAMNILFEYHNKVKE, via the coding sequence ATGATGCAGGAGTATCTTAAAACAAAAGCGGAATATGAAGATTGTATCTTATTTTACCGTCTAGGTGATTTTTATGAGATGTTTTTTGAAGACGCAAAGACTGCATCTAGAGAACTTGAATTGACACTTACAGGAAAGTCTTGCGGAGCAGAAGAACGTGCACCTATGTGCGGAGTTCCTTTCCATGCTGCAGACACATATATTAATCGATTGGTTGCAAAGGGCTACAAAGTTGCTATTTGTGAGCAGGTGGAGGATCCCAAAGAAGCAAAGGGGCTTGTTAAAAGAGAAGTAATCAGAGTAGTTACTCCTGGTACAAACATCGATCAGCTTGCACTTGAGGAAGGAAGCAATAATTACATCATGTCCTTGTATTATACAAAAGGTGTGATTGGTATTGCCTGTTGTGATGTTTCTACTGCTGATTTCTATCTGACTGAGGTAAACGAAACTAGAAAGCTTACAGATGAGCTCTACAGATTTACTCCAGCTGAAATAATCTACAGCAAATCGATTTACGAATCAGGAATAGATATTACTGATTATGCAGACAAATTAAATATCGCTCTTACTCAGCTTGATGAATCTTACTTTGATGACACTTTAAGCACGCGTGAGCTTTTGAATCATTTCAAGGCCCATTCCTTAGAGGGATTAGGTTTAATCGATTTTTCTGTTGGTAAGGTATCTGCAGGTTCTTTGTTACTTTACTTAAAAGAGACTCAGAAATCTGAGCTTACACATTTAACACATATCACTCCATATACAGATGGCAAGTTTATGCTGATTGACAGCTCTACACGCAGAAATCTTGAATTAACAGAGACAATGCGAGATAAACAAAAGCGTGGATCACTTCTTTGGGTTTTGGATAAAACTAAAACTGCAATGGGTGCAAGACAGCTTAAGAGCTTTATTGAACAGCCGCTTGTATCGGTAGATGAAATCATAAAAAGACAGGATGCTATCGAAGATATAAACGGTTCTTTGATTGACAGAGAAGAACTTAGAGAATATCTTTCATCAGTTTATGATTTAGAGCGTCTTATTACAAAAATCACATATCAATCTGCCAATCCTAGAGATTTAATTGCTTTTAAGCAATCTATCGGCATGCTTGCTCCAATCAAAACATTGCTTGATGGCTTCCATTCACATTTAATCAGGGATTTAAATGCAAGCATCGATGATCTTAAAGATTTATATGTGCTTATTGATAATGCTATTGCTGAGGAACCACCAATCAGTTCCCGTGATGGCGATATTATAAAGACCGGATACAACGAAGAAGTAGACAGACTTCGTTCTGCCAAGATAGATGGCAAGCAGTGGCTTGCTGAGCTTGAAGCAAAAGAGCGTGATAAGACCGGAATTAAAAACCTAAAGATCAAGTTCAACAAGGTTTTTGGATTTTATCTTGAGGTTACAAATTCATATAAGGATTTGGTTCCTGATTATTACGTAAGAAAGCAGACTCTTACTAATGCTGAACGTTATTACACACCTGAGCTTAAAGAGCTAGAAGATAGCATTTTAGGCGCAGAAGATAGATTAAATACTATCGAGTATGAATTTTTTAAAGCAGTAAGAGATACAATTGCTGGAGAAGTAGATAGAATTCAGATTAGTGCAAAGGCTATTGCAACACTTGATGCAATTATTTCTCTTGCAGTTGTTGCTGAAAAGAATCACTATGTGAGACCGGTAATCAATAATCGTGGAGTATTAGATATCAAGGAAGGGCGTCATCCTGTTGTTGAGCAGATGATAAATGCTGACCAGTTCATATCTAACGATTGTTATTTGGATCAGGATTCCAACACCATCGCAATTATTACAGGCCCTAATATGGCTGGTAAATCTACATATATGAGACAGGTTGCACTTATTGTGCTTATGGCTCAAATTGGTAGTTTTGTTCCCGCTTCTAGCGCCACAATTGGTGTTGTAGATAGAATCTTTACCAGAGTAGGTGCATCAGATGATTTATCAACTGGTCAGTCTACATTCATGGTAGAGATGAATGAAGTAGCTAATATTTTGCATAATGCTACTAGCAAATCACTTTTGATTCTTGATGAGATAGGCCGTGGAACTTCCACATATGATGGACTTTCAATTGCATGGTCTGTTGTAGAGCATGTGGCTTATAACATTGGTGCAAAGACTTTATTTGCAACACATTACCACGAACTTACAGAGTTGGAAGGTCAGATAAAAGGAGTTCATAATTACTGCATCGCAGTACAGGAAATGGGAGAGGATATTATATTCCTTAGAAAAATCATTTCTGGCGGCGCAGATCAAAGCTATGGTATACAGGTAGCCAGACTGGCAGGCTTGCCTGAGGAGGTGCTTTCAAGGGCACGTACAATCGTAGATTCTTTAAACGAAAATGATATTGCTGCAGTTTCTGACAAGATTGCACTTCAGGAAAAATTCGAAGAAAAGCTCAAAGAAGCTACTGGATTAGAGATTTCTGAATCTGAGGCACAGATAATTACAGAGCTAAAGAATCTTGATGTTACAAAGATTACTCCCCTTGAAGCTATGAACATATTGTTTGAGTATCACAATAAGGTGAAGGAATAA
- the mreB gene encoding rod shape-determining protein — translation MANSFGIDIGTQNLKIFSGSNNQITDIKNTIAIVNKNQMYSYGDAAYSMYEKAPDTINVSFPIVSGVIADFDNMQTMLFEVIEKDLKGKIKGSDIVVAVPTDITEVEKKAFSDLFSKSKNKPHSIRVCEKPIASAIGMGLDVSEPTGVMVVDLGADTTEISVISLGGLVLSELLPFGGNQIDESIVTYLKRNFNLVIGQKTAKQLKEEIGSAQEGRGQKLTVVGRDVVSGLPIEMEVESDTIYNAIKNDLESFCTNVKLILEKVPPELAKDIVHSGIYLTGGTSQLYQLTDLFSEVTNIKVNVMDDPQESCVRGLGQVLSDSKYKIYGYSMRARIFK, via the coding sequence ATGGCCAATTCATTTGGTATTGATATAGGAACTCAAAATCTTAAGATTTTCAGCGGTTCTAATAATCAAATTACTGACATAAAAAATACTATTGCAATCGTTAACAAGAATCAGATGTATTCATACGGTGATGCAGCTTATTCTATGTACGAAAAAGCTCCAGATACAATCAATGTTTCATTCCCAATTGTTTCTGGTGTTATTGCTGATTTTGACAATATGCAAACTATGCTTTTCGAAGTTATCGAAAAGGATTTAAAGGGCAAGATTAAGGGTAGCGACATTGTTGTTGCTGTACCTACTGACATTACCGAGGTAGAAAAGAAGGCTTTCTCTGATTTATTTAGCAAATCAAAGAATAAGCCACATTCTATCAGAGTTTGCGAGAAGCCTATTGCCAGTGCTATCGGTATGGGACTTGATGTTTCAGAGCCTACAGGTGTTATGGTGGTAGATCTTGGTGCAGATACAACTGAGATTTCTGTTATTTCCCTTGGTGGCCTCGTTTTATCAGAGCTTCTTCCATTTGGTGGAAATCAGATTGATGAGTCAATCGTTACATACCTCAAGAGAAACTTTAATCTTGTAATTGGACAGAAGACTGCAAAGCAGCTTAAAGAAGAAATCGGTTCAGCACAGGAGGGAAGAGGACAGAAGCTTACCGTTGTAGGCCGTGATGTTGTTAGCGGTCTTCCTATCGAGATGGAAGTTGAAAGCGATACAATCTACAATGCTATCAAGAATGATTTAGAGAGCTTCTGCACAAATGTAAAGCTTATCCTTGAAAAAGTTCCACCAGAGCTTGCAAAGGATATTGTTCACTCTGGTATTTATCTTACAGGTGGTACATCTCAGCTTTATCAATTAACAGATTTATTTTCAGAGGTTACAAACATTAAGGTTAATGTAATGGATGATCCACAGGAATCTTGTGTTAGAGGTTTAGGACAGGTTCTTTCAGATTCTAAATACAAAATTTATGGATATAGCATGAGGGCAAGGATTTTCAAATAA
- a CDS encoding NAD(P)/FAD-dependent oxidoreductase codes for MIRIDQVKVEVSGQKADLKQIIAKKLKVSEGEIKSLEILKKSVDARKKPIIYFVYSVIVQLSNDNEKRILAKFKKDNNINSYVPKAYNMPKASDWTGDRPIVIGAGPAGLFAAYILALNNLNPIVFERGKKVDERTADVLKFWETGILDTTSNVQFGEGGAGTFSDGKLNTLVNDKLGRNKFVLDTFVKFGANSNILYDYKPHIGTDVLKNVIANMRDEIIRLGGEFLFGTAVDGFIIENEKITGVKAGDKTYKSNHVILAVGHSARDTFKILHESGIYMEAKDFAVGFRIEHPQEMISRSMYADGYKNLEPAPYKLATNLDNGRGVYSFCMCPGGFVVNSSSEENRLVVNGMSYSKRDSKNANSAIVVSVGGREFDKTNPLAGVEYQRSLEEKAFSLCNGKIPQQLLGDFKLKKFSSSFGDFASETKGQTAFGLLSDIFSQEIYQSIIDGIGVFGTKIKGFDRDDAIFSGVESRTSSPVRISRDEFYQANIKGLYPCGEGAGYAGGITSAAMDGMKVAEAVISNMNL; via the coding sequence ATGATTAGAATTGATCAAGTTAAAGTAGAGGTATCAGGACAAAAAGCTGATTTAAAACAGATAATTGCAAAGAAGTTAAAGGTCAGCGAAGGTGAAATCAAGTCTTTAGAAATTTTAAAGAAGTCTGTAGATGCCAGAAAAAAGCCAATTATTTACTTCGTATATTCGGTAATTGTTCAATTATCAAATGATAATGAAAAGAGAATATTGGCTAAATTTAAAAAAGATAACAATATAAATAGTTATGTTCCTAAAGCTTACAATATGCCAAAAGCATCAGATTGGACTGGCGATAGACCTATTGTAATTGGTGCTGGACCTGCTGGATTATTTGCAGCATATATTCTTGCTTTAAACAACCTTAATCCTATAGTTTTTGAACGAGGAAAAAAGGTTGATGAAAGAACTGCTGATGTTTTGAAATTCTGGGAGACTGGAATTCTTGATACCACATCTAATGTACAGTTTGGCGAGGGCGGTGCTGGTACATTTTCAGACGGCAAGCTAAATACCCTTGTAAATGACAAATTGGGACGTAACAAATTTGTACTTGATACATTTGTTAAATTTGGTGCTAACAGTAACATTTTGTACGATTACAAGCCTCATATCGGCACAGATGTTTTAAAAAATGTTATTGCAAATATGAGAGATGAAATCATTAGACTTGGTGGCGAGTTCTTATTTGGTACAGCTGTCGATGGATTTATTATCGAAAATGAAAAAATCACTGGTGTAAAAGCAGGTGATAAAACCTACAAATCAAATCATGTGATTCTTGCAGTAGGACATAGCGCAAGAGATACATTCAAAATTCTCCATGAATCAGGTATTTATATGGAGGCAAAGGATTTTGCTGTAGGATTTAGAATCGAGCATCCACAGGAGATGATTTCTCGAAGCATGTATGCTGATGGTTACAAAAATCTTGAGCCTGCTCCATATAAGCTTGCAACAAATCTTGATAATGGACGTGGCGTTTATTCATTCTGTATGTGTCCAGGTGGCTTTGTTGTTAATTCATCCTCAGAGGAAAATAGGCTTGTTGTTAATGGTATGAGCTATTCGAAGCGAGATAGCAAAAATGCCAACAGCGCTATTGTAGTATCAGTTGGTGGGCGAGAGTTTGATAAAACCAATCCTCTTGCAGGTGTAGAATATCAGCGCTCTCTTGAAGAAAAAGCATTTAGCTTGTGTAATGGAAAAATTCCACAGCAGCTGCTTGGAGATTTTAAACTAAAGAAATTTTCTTCTAGCTTCGGTGATTTTGCCTCTGAAACAAAGGGGCAGACAGCATTTGGATTGCTATCTGATATATTTTCTCAGGAAATATACCAGTCTATTATTGACGGCATAGGTGTTTTTGGGACTAAAATAAAAGGGTTCGATAGAGATGATGCGATTTTTTCTGGGGTTGAAAGTAGAACTTCTTCTCCAGTAAGAATTAGTCGTGATGAATTCTATCAGGCTAACATAAAAGGTCTATATCCTTGCGGAGAGGGTGCAGGCTATGCAGGCGGTATAACATCTGCTGCAATGGACGGAATGAAAGTTGCAGAAGCTGTTATATCCAACATGAATTTATAA
- a CDS encoding aminotransferase class I/II-fold pyridoxal phosphate-dependent enzyme, translated as MFSIYKDFGISKEVYDYGEEILKGLKDRFEEIDKTAEYNQLKVLKAMQEHKVAAECFNTSTGYGYDDVGRDTLEKVYASVFKTEDALVRPQITCGTHALALALMSNLRPGDELLSPVGKPYDTLEEVIGIRPSNGSLAEYGITYAQVDLLEDGGFDYDGIKAAINEKTKLVTIQRSKGYANRPTLSVSQIGELISFIKGIKPDVVCMVDNCYGEFVERIEPTEVGADMCVGSLIKNPGGGLAPIGGYIVGTKECVENAAHRLTSPGLGKEVGASLGIMQSFYQGFFLAPTVVAGALKGAIFAANVYEKLGFLCVPNSTESRHDIIQAVSFLKPEGLIAFCEGIQAAAPVDSYVKPEPWDMPGYDSKVIMAAGAFVQGSSIELSADGPLRAPYTAFFQGGLTWNHAKLGILNSLQKLVDACLVMKSQLC; from the coding sequence GTGTTTAGTATTTATAAGGATTTTGGTATTTCGAAAGAAGTTTATGATTACGGTGAGGAGATTCTAAAGGGTCTTAAGGACAGATTCGAAGAAATCGACAAAACAGCAGAGTATAATCAGTTGAAAGTTCTTAAGGCTATGCAGGAGCATAAGGTTGCTGCTGAGTGCTTCAACACATCAACAGGATATGGCTATGATGATGTTGGACGTGATACCTTAGAAAAGGTTTATGCTTCAGTGTTTAAAACAGAGGATGCACTTGTTCGTCCACAGATTACATGTGGTACACATGCTCTTGCTCTTGCATTGATGAGTAATCTTAGACCAGGAGATGAGTTACTTTCACCTGTAGGAAAGCCTTACGATACACTTGAAGAGGTAATCGGTATTCGTCCTTCGAACGGTTCATTAGCAGAGTATGGCATTACATATGCGCAGGTTGATTTGTTAGAAGATGGCGGTTTTGATTACGATGGAATCAAGGCAGCTATTAATGAAAAGACAAAGCTTGTAACAATTCAGCGTTCTAAGGGCTATGCAAATCGTCCTACATTATCAGTTTCACAGATTGGTGAGCTTATTTCCTTCATCAAAGGTATTAAGCCAGATGTTGTTTGCATGGTTGACAACTGCTACGGCGAATTTGTTGAGAGAATCGAGCCAACAGAAGTTGGTGCTGATATGTGCGTAGGTTCTCTTATTAAGAATCCAGGTGGCGGACTTGCTCCTATTGGAGGCTATATCGTAGGAACAAAGGAATGTGTAGAAAATGCTGCCCACAGATTAACTTCCCCAGGTCTTGGAAAGGAAGTTGGCGCGTCACTTGGCATTATGCAGTCATTCTATCAGGGATTCTTCCTTGCACCTACAGTAGTTGCTGGCGCTTTAAAGGGTGCTATTTTTGCAGCAAATGTATATGAGAAGCTTGGATTCTTGTGCGTTCCAAATTCTACAGAATCAAGACATGATATTATTCAGGCTGTATCATTCCTTAAGCCAGAAGGACTTATTGCTTTCTGCGAAGGAATTCAGGCAGCGGCACCTGTGGATTCATACGTTAAACCTGAGCCTTGGGATATGCCAGGTTATGATAGTAAGGTTATCATGGCAGCCGGTGCCTTTGTACAGGGCTCATCAATTGAATTATCTGCAGACGGCCCACTTCGTGCCCCATATACAGCCTTCTTCCAGGGCGGACTTACATGGAATCATGCTAAGCTTGGCATACTCAATTCACTCCAAAAACTAGTGGATGCTTGCCTTGTGATGAAGTCACAACTGTGTTAA
- a CDS encoding aminoacetone oxidase family FAD-binding enzyme encodes MNTDEKVYDVCIIGAGFSGLVLAIKLARAGLLVCLVELNRIVGRRILSTGNGRCNFTNSRMGAQYYYSNHSLDFISDNHNDLRQFLNELGVYDKDLDGYYYPITNQAKTVREALENEISFLGIDVLLDNRVTEVSKADLFKVTTSRTIVNAKKVCVASGGLAAATLGSSKIGYKIAQSFKMKTTKLSPALVGVKSSSQCLKELAGVRASGVVSYKDYSCEGEIQFNKDSVSGYPIMCISRFIGFDELDKKLSDLRIDFIPYLSAEALKEELTKRFKRNPKATILTALVGLCNEKAIEQVVSYSRIYGDTTVDCLDEEDLENLVYFFKNFTISVDGTKGFDSAQVTAGGVDLSEIDTSSMESLKCKGLYFTGEVLDVDGICGGYNLNWAYTSADIASKSIIKELQ; translated from the coding sequence ATGAATACAGATGAAAAGGTATATGATGTTTGTATAATAGGTGCCGGATTTTCAGGACTTGTTCTCGCAATCAAACTTGCGAGAGCAGGTCTTTTGGTATGTTTAGTGGAATTAAATCGTATAGTTGGCAGAAGAATTTTATCTACTGGCAATGGCCGATGCAACTTCACAAACAGCAGAATGGGGGCTCAATATTATTATAGCAATCACAGCCTTGATTTTATTTCAGATAATCATAATGATTTGCGCCAATTTCTTAATGAATTAGGGGTGTACGACAAGGATTTGGATGGATATTATTATCCAATTACAAATCAAGCTAAGACAGTTAGAGAAGCACTTGAAAATGAAATTAGTTTTCTTGGTATCGATGTTCTTCTTGATAATAGAGTTACAGAAGTATCAAAAGCAGATTTATTTAAAGTTACTACCTCTAGAACTATCGTAAATGCGAAGAAGGTTTGCGTTGCTTCAGGTGGGCTTGCTGCTGCAACTCTTGGTTCTTCTAAAATCGGTTATAAAATAGCACAAAGCTTTAAAATGAAGACAACTAAGCTTTCGCCGGCCCTTGTTGGTGTTAAATCTTCAAGCCAATGCTTAAAAGAATTAGCAGGAGTTAGAGCCTCAGGAGTTGTTTCGTACAAGGATTACAGTTGCGAGGGAGAAATCCAGTTCAATAAGGATAGTGTTTCAGGATATCCTATCATGTGCATCAGCCGTTTTATCGGTTTTGATGAGCTTGATAAAAAGCTATCGGATTTACGAATTGATTTTATTCCTTACCTTTCTGCGGAAGCTTTGAAAGAGGAATTGACAAAAAGATTTAAGCGTAATCCAAAAGCAACAATTCTGACTGCGTTGGTTGGTCTTTGTAATGAAAAAGCTATTGAACAGGTGGTTAGTTATTCTCGAATTTATGGTGATACAACTGTTGATTGTTTAGATGAAGAGGATTTAGAGAATCTTGTTTACTTCTTCAAGAATTTCACAATCTCTGTAGATGGAACAAAGGGCTTTGACAGTGCTCAGGTCACTGCTGGAGGTGTTGATTTATCAGAAATCGATACTTCTTCAATGGAATCACTGAAGTGTAAAGGTTTATATTTTACAGGTGAAGTTTTGGATGTAGATGGAATATGCGGAGGATACAATCTCAATTGGGCATATACATCTGCTGATATAGCATCCAAATCAATAATAAAGGAATTACAATGA
- the mutL gene encoding DNA mismatch repair endonuclease MutL, whose amino-acid sequence MGKINLLSQETIDKIAAGEVVERPASVAKELIENSIDAGATAISVEIKGGGIEYLRITDNGSGIEKDQIQIAFLRHSTSKIENAADLANVRSLGFRGEALSSISAVAKVELITKTKDSLLGASYIIEGAKEVSLTDIGAPNGTTFIIRQLFFNTPARKKFLKSESTEGSYVFDVVEHLALSHPEISFKFLLNGKEKLMTSGNGVLSDTIYQIYGRQIASNVLEINYKDERVSINGFIGKSVIARGNRAFEHFFVNNRYIKSGNLSRACEEGYYGFLMGHQYPFFVININFEDGAVDVNVHPTKQEVRFEDEAYILEILTKVINDRLRKREDVLEAHIDEPKASAPAPVIETYTEFVSKPAVEQESDSSSYEVSNDSVSEKESEIIPPVKVKLPEPFEKDRLEKIKAQVTSQIRQDTPYEKKFAENNLDKTKYEQISFLKQEAVKEHKIIGQVFDTYWIIEYDKNMYIIDQHAAHEKVLFEKTMARLKNNEMTSQMVSPPVIISLSPQDVLLFENYHEAFEKLGFRVESFGGNELAINGVPGNLLNLDPKTFFLEILSDCESFKASDSFDMIVERVASMSCKAAVKGNNKLSIPEIKTLIDDLLKLDNPYHCPHGRPTMISFSEYELAKKFKRIV is encoded by the coding sequence ATGGGAAAAATTAATTTACTTAGCCAGGAAACTATTGACAAAATCGCAGCAGGAGAGGTTGTTGAAAGACCTGCTTCTGTTGCAAAAGAGCTTATAGAAAACAGTATTGATGCTGGTGCAACAGCTATTTCTGTTGAGATTAAAGGCGGTGGAATCGAATATCTTCGTATAACCGATAATGGCTCTGGAATTGAAAAGGATCAAATCCAAATCGCATTTTTGCGTCATTCAACCAGCAAAATCGAAAATGCTGCTGATTTAGCCAATGTTAGATCATTGGGATTTAGAGGAGAGGCTTTATCCAGCATTTCTGCTGTAGCTAAAGTCGAGCTTATTACAAAAACTAAGGATTCCTTACTTGGTGCATCCTACATTATCGAAGGTGCAAAAGAAGTATCTCTTACTGATATTGGAGCGCCAAATGGCACCACATTTATTATCAGACAGCTATTCTTTAATACTCCAGCTAGAAAGAAGTTTTTAAAATCTGAAAGTACTGAAGGAAGCTATGTATTTGATGTTGTTGAGCATTTGGCTTTATCCCATCCAGAGATTTCATTTAAGTTCTTGCTTAACGGCAAAGAAAAGCTTATGACTTCAGGTAATGGTGTGCTTTCAGATACCATATATCAGATTTATGGACGTCAGATAGCATCCAATGTTTTGGAGATAAATTACAAAGATGAGAGAGTTTCAATCAACGGCTTTATTGGAAAATCAGTTATTGCTAGAGGAAATCGAGCTTTCGAGCATTTCTTTGTAAACAATAGATATATTAAAAGTGGCAACCTTTCCAGAGCTTGTGAGGAAGGCTATTACGGCTTTCTAATGGGACATCAGTATCCGTTCTTTGTTATTAATATTAATTTCGAAGATGGCGCTGTAGATGTTAATGTTCACCCAACAAAGCAAGAGGTTAGATTCGAGGATGAAGCATATATTCTTGAGATTCTAACTAAAGTTATAAATGACCGTCTTAGAAAAAGGGAAGATGTCCTTGAAGCTCATATTGACGAGCCTAAAGCATCGGCTCCAGCGCCTGTAATTGAAACATATACAGAGTTTGTTTCTAAGCCAGCTGTAGAACAGGAATCAGATTCATCTTCATATGAAGTGTCCAATGATTCCGTATCTGAAAAGGAATCTGAAATTATCCCTCCTGTAAAGGTAAAGCTTCCTGAACCATTCGAAAAGGATAGACTTGAAAAGATAAAAGCTCAGGTTACAAGCCAGATTCGTCAGGATACTCCTTACGAAAAGAAATTTGCTGAGAATAATCTAGACAAAACAAAGTATGAGCAGATTAGCTTTCTTAAGCAGGAAGCTGTTAAAGAGCACAAAATAATAGGGCAGGTATTTGATACATATTGGATTATTGAATATGATAAAAATATGTATATCATAGACCAGCATGCTGCTCATGAGAAAGTTCTTTTTGAAAAGACAATGGCGCGTCTTAAAAACAACGAAATGACTTCTCAGATGGTTAGCCCACCTGTTATTATTTCATTGTCACCTCAGGATGTTCTTTTGTTTGAAAACTATCATGAGGCTTTTGAAAAGCTTGGATTTAGAGTGGAATCCTTTGGAGGAAATGAGCTTGCTATCAATGGAGTTCCAGGTAACCTCTTAAATCTGGATCCAAAGACATTTTTCCTTGAGATACTTTCAGATTGTGAAAGCTTCAAGGCATCAGATTCATTTGACATGATTGTTGAGAGAGTGGCTTCTATGTCATGTAAGGCTGCTGTAAAGGGTAATAATAAGCTTTCTATTCCGGAGATTAAAACCCTAATCGATGATTTATTAAAGCTTGATAATCCATATCATTGTCCTCATGGCAGACCAACAATGATTTCATTTTCAGAATATGAATTAGCAAAGAAATTTAAAAGGATTGTTTAA
- the miaA gene encoding tRNA (adenosine(37)-N6)-dimethylallyltransferase MiaA has translation MDKLVILTGPTAVGKTSLSINLAKAINGEIISADSMQVYRKMDIGTAKVTPEEMDGVRHHMIDVIEPTEDYHVVKFQQMVKDAMADIYSRGKIPIICGGTGFYIQAILYDIDFTENDIDKSYRQSLEDFADKFGNDALHEKLKEIDPESAETIPAANRKRVIRAIEYYEQTGEKFSVHNATQREKTSPYNFAYFVLNDDRELLYNRINKRVDIMMKDGLQSEIDSLLAMGVKKGMTSMDGIGYKELLSYKDGEISLDEAVELIKKNSRNYAKRQLTWFRREKEVIWLDKTVYTTSDALLEKILTCLKEKGIIESV, from the coding sequence ATGGATAAATTAGTAATCTTAACTGGACCAACTGCGGTCGGCAAAACTTCACTATCAATTAATCTCGCCAAAGCTATAAATGGCGAGATTATTTCTGCTGATAGCATGCAGGTTTATAGAAAAATGGATATAGGGACAGCGAAGGTTACACCGGAGGAAATGGATGGCGTTAGACACCATATGATTGATGTGATTGAGCCTACTGAGGATTATCACGTTGTAAAGTTTCAGCAAATGGTGAAGGATGCCATGGCAGATATTTACTCACGAGGAAAAATCCCTATCATCTGCGGAGGAACAGGTTTTTATATTCAGGCGATTCTTTATGATATCGATTTTACAGAAAATGATATCGACAAATCCTACCGTCAGTCACTGGAGGATTTTGCTGATAAGTTCGGAAATGATGCTTTGCATGAAAAACTCAAAGAAATTGATCCTGAGTCGGCAGAAACTATTCCGGCTGCAAATAGAAAGCGTGTGATTAGAGCTATCGAGTATTATGAGCAGACAGGTGAAAAGTTTTCTGTTCATAATGCTACTCAAAGAGAAAAAACTAGCCCTTACAACTTTGCTTATTTTGTATTAAATGACGATAGGGAATTGCTATATAATCGAATTAATAAGAGAGTTGATATAATGATGAAGGACGGCTTACAGTCCGAAATCGATAGTCTGCTTGCTATGGGCGTCAAAAAAGGTATGACTTCCATGGATGGCATTGGCTATAAAGAATTATTGTCTTACAAGGATGGCGAAATATCTTTGGATGAGGCAGTAGAGCTTATTAAAAAGAACTCTAGAAACTACGCCAAGCGTCAACTAACTTGGTTTAGAAGAGAAAAAGAAGTCATTTGGCTTGATAAAACAGTTTATACGACAAGTGATGCTTTACTTGAAAAGATTTTAACTTGTTTGAAAGAGAAAGGAATTATAGAAAGTGTTTAG